A genomic segment from Neisseria perflava encodes:
- a CDS encoding NUDIX hydrolase, producing MDAYPETAANTQSIVELVPVLIAITNGSLRVLTVAQGALLPNGLLAPLRHSLQAGVRMWVAKQTSQPMGYVEQLYTFVDTRRQNEQGLPVLYVSYLGLVREAADSILHPDAKWQDCYCYFPWEDLRTDGGLRDTIVSRLRIWANSADTEEVRQKRLKRIHLCWGVEPENWSEEYVLQRYEMLYESGLIVEAAEPQANFDFALTGQPMRHDHRRVLATALSRLRAKIKYRPVIFELMPPEFTLLQLQNSVEAISGRLLHKQNFRRQIQQQNLIEPSDTSVSGSKGRPAQLYRFRDDVLPEQLISDIGLPLGSR from the coding sequence ATGGATGCCTATCCTGAAACAGCGGCCAATACGCAAAGTATCGTCGAACTGGTTCCTGTACTGATCGCCATTACAAACGGCAGCTTGAGGGTTTTGACCGTTGCCCAAGGAGCGCTGCTGCCCAACGGCCTGCTTGCTCCGCTTCGCCACTCCTTGCAGGCAGGGGTCAGGATGTGGGTCGCCAAGCAGACATCTCAGCCTATGGGTTATGTAGAACAGCTTTACACCTTTGTCGATACGCGCCGTCAAAACGAGCAAGGCCTGCCTGTCTTGTACGTCAGCTATCTGGGGCTGGTGCGCGAGGCCGCCGACAGCATCCTGCACCCGGATGCTAAATGGCAGGACTGCTACTGCTATTTTCCGTGGGAAGATTTGCGCACCGACGGCGGGCTACGCGATACCATCGTCAGCCGCCTGCGCATTTGGGCAAACTCGGCGGATACGGAGGAAGTGCGACAGAAGCGGCTCAAGCGCATTCATTTGTGCTGGGGGGTAGAACCTGAAAATTGGTCGGAAGAATACGTTTTGCAACGCTATGAAATGCTGTATGAAAGCGGCCTGATAGTGGAAGCCGCCGAGCCGCAGGCAAACTTCGACTTCGCACTCACGGGGCAGCCCATGCGCCACGACCACCGCCGCGTACTGGCGACCGCCCTGTCCCGCCTGCGCGCCAAAATCAAATACCGCCCCGTGATTTTTGAACTGATGCCGCCCGAATTTACATTGCTGCAACTGCAAAACAGCGTCGAAGCCATCAGCGGCAGATTGCTGCACAAGCAAAACTTCCGCCGCCAGATTCAGCAGCAGAACCTTATCGAGCCGTCAGATACCAGCGTATCAGGTAGTAAAGGCCGTCCTGCACAGCTTTACCGCTTCCGAGATGACGTTCTGCCCGAACAGCTGATTTCTGATATCGGACTGCCGCTGGGCAGCCGTTAG
- a CDS encoding ABC transporter ATP-binding protein has translation MQNNLVPFIEFRGTGKHYDGKYAVRDLDLTIYQGEFFVLVGSSGSGKSTTLRMINALIEPTDGNVYLHGKRIKDYDIRQLRHQIGYVLQQIALFPTMTVAENIELMPDVLGWPKAERKTRVNELLELVELDPAHYRDRYPHELSGGEQQRIGILRAIAAKPQVLLMDEPFSALDPLVRTVLQDQIAMIHQKFGTTIVFVTHDMQEAAKLACRIGVMHNGKLVQIDTPEEIKKQPANDYVQSLFSTADAPDAERIIHQFLRLDKQGQEAVRRAVL, from the coding sequence ATGCAAAATAATCTTGTCCCATTTATCGAGTTTCGTGGCACAGGCAAGCATTATGACGGCAAATATGCTGTGCGCGATTTGGATTTGACCATTTATCAGGGTGAATTTTTCGTGTTGGTAGGTAGCTCGGGCAGCGGCAAATCCACCACTTTACGCATGATTAACGCGCTAATTGAACCGACCGATGGCAACGTTTATCTGCACGGGAAACGGATTAAAGACTACGACATCCGCCAGCTCCGCCACCAAATTGGTTACGTATTGCAGCAAATCGCACTTTTCCCCACCATGACCGTCGCGGAAAATATCGAACTCATGCCTGACGTACTGGGCTGGCCGAAAGCCGAACGCAAAACGCGTGTGAATGAATTATTGGAGCTGGTGGAACTTGACCCTGCGCACTACCGCGACCGCTATCCGCACGAACTTTCCGGCGGTGAACAGCAGCGCATCGGTATTTTGCGAGCCATTGCAGCCAAGCCTCAAGTTCTGCTGATGGACGAACCGTTTTCAGCACTTGACCCGCTGGTACGCACCGTGCTGCAAGACCAAATTGCTATGATTCACCAAAAATTTGGCACCACTATCGTTTTCGTTACCCATGATATGCAGGAAGCCGCCAAACTCGCTTGCCGTATCGGTGTAATGCATAATGGCAAACTGGTACAAATCGACACACCTGAAGAAATCAAAAAGCAGCCGGCAAATGATTATGTGCAATCGCTGTTTTCCACCGCCGATGCACCCGATGCCGAACGCATCATCCACCAATTCTTACGGTTGGATAAACAGGGACAGGAAGCTGTGAGAAGGGCAGTGTTATGA
- a CDS encoding GH-E family nuclease has protein sequence MLTLEKVTDLPAKDFLKKARQTFLNEDGRQQRFFTTEGKQFVRPEVFAPEAQSDLVFYRNNLHSSKNSSITQGAKDLASEFAKKSWKEKIQNPRKTITRGVLNSLPVYIVGSKAVDTFKDVQNCANDFGRCWDNVTEAFQSPGAGTASLILNDLQPIYGQDVRGAQAALIGLQSVENLTTAVGAGKVLKQVVKPGVNSFKRMLDKDARGEAAKKDDPPKPNFDKKTDPPADPQPQETYPKRDANGRYHDELGRFMPDPGRAATALKRPNLRKPIRDSVYDRYIKLPDGSYAEKGNISNIIKPPVHIGHRYGWENRRLIKAADELGMTQSQLNEYVNDPKRTKKLFALQNKAENESHDPRFEKPGRGDLGTIKQDMRNFLNGK, from the coding sequence ATGCTGACTTTAGAAAAGGTAACTGATTTACCTGCAAAAGACTTTCTTAAAAAAGCCAGGCAGACCTTTCTCAATGAAGATGGCAGGCAACAGCGATTCTTCACTACGGAAGGCAAACAATTTGTCCGACCGGAGGTTTTTGCACCGGAGGCCCAATCAGACCTTGTGTTCTACCGAAACAATTTACACTCATCCAAAAATAGCAGCATTACCCAAGGCGCGAAGGATTTGGCTTCGGAATTTGCAAAAAAATCCTGGAAGGAAAAAATACAAAATCCACGAAAAACTATTACTAGAGGAGTACTCAACTCTTTACCTGTATACATTGTAGGTTCAAAGGCGGTGGATACCTTTAAAGATGTCCAAAACTGTGCAAACGACTTTGGACGATGCTGGGACAATGTCACCGAGGCCTTCCAGTCACCTGGAGCAGGTACTGCTTCCTTAATCTTAAATGACTTGCAACCGATTTACGGACAAGACGTCCGAGGTGCGCAAGCCGCACTGATCGGACTTCAATCGGTAGAAAATTTGACTACGGCCGTCGGAGCGGGCAAGGTATTGAAGCAGGTTGTCAAACCAGGCGTTAACAGCTTTAAGCGCATGCTGGACAAAGACGCCCGGGGAGAAGCAGCTAAAAAAGACGATCCGCCGAAACCCAACTTTGACAAAAAAACAGATCCACCGGCAGATCCGCAACCACAGGAAACATACCCCAAACGTGATGCAAATGGGCGTTATCACGACGAACTCGGACGTTTTATGCCCGATCCGGGGAGAGCTGCCACTGCTTTAAAACGGCCGAATTTGCGCAAACCGATAAGGGACAGTGTGTATGACCGGTATATCAAACTGCCTGACGGCAGCTATGCAGAAAAAGGAAATATCTCTAATATTATCAAACCACCCGTCCACATCGGACACAGATACGGTTGGGAAAACCGCCGTTTGATAAAGGCGGCAGATGAATTAGGCATGACGCAGAGCCAGTTGAATGAGTATGTGAACGACCCGAAAAGGACGAAAAAATTGTTTGCTCTGCAGAACAAGGCGGAAAACGAATCTCACGACCCCAGGTTTGAAAAACCGGGGCGGGGTGATTTGGGTACAATTAAACAAGATATGAGGAACTTTTTAAATGGTAAATAA
- the nadA gene encoding quinolinate synthase NadA, with product MQTAARRSFDYDMPLIQTPTSACQIRQAWAKVADTPDRETAGRLKDEIKALLKEKNAVLVAHYYVDPLIQDLALETGGCVGDSLEMARFGAEHEADTLVVAGVRFMGESAKILCPEKTVLMPDLEAECSLDLGCPEEAFSAFCDQHPDRTVVVYANTSAAVKARADWVVTSSVALEIVSYLKSRGEKLIWGPDRHLGDYIRRETGADMLLWQGSCIVHNEFKGQELAALKAEHPDAVVLVHPESPQSVIELGDVVGSTSKLLKAAVSRPEKKFIVATDLGILHEMQKQAPDKEFIAAPTAGNGGSCKSCAFCPWMAMNSLGGIKYALTSGCNEILLDRKLGKAAKLPLQRMLDFAAGLKKKDVFNGMGPA from the coding sequence ATGCAAACCGCCGCCCGCCGCTCGTTCGATTACGATATGCCACTCATCCAAACGCCGACTTCCGCCTGCCAAATCCGTCAGGCATGGGCGAAGGTTGCCGACACGCCCGACCGAGAAACAGCAGGCCGTCTGAAAGACGAAATCAAGGCTTTGTTGAAGGAGAAAAATGCGGTCTTGGTGGCGCATTATTACGTCGATCCGCTGATTCAGGATTTGGCTTTGGAAACAGGCGGATGCGTGGGCGATTCGTTGGAGATGGCGCGTTTTGGTGCGGAACATGAAGCCGATACGCTGGTGGTGGCGGGCGTACGCTTCATGGGCGAGAGTGCGAAAATCCTCTGCCCTGAAAAAACGGTGCTGATGCCTGATTTGGAAGCAGAATGTTCTTTGGATTTGGGTTGCCCGGAAGAGGCGTTTTCAGCGTTTTGCGACCAACACCCCGACCGTACGGTCGTAGTGTACGCCAACACTTCCGCTGCCGTAAAAGCGCGTGCCGACTGGGTGGTAACGTCTTCGGTGGCGTTGGAAATCGTGTCGTATTTGAAATCACGTGGCGAGAAGCTGATTTGGGGGCCCGACCGCCACCTCGGTGACTACATCCGCCGCGAAACGGGTGCGGATATGCTGTTGTGGCAGGGTTCATGCATCGTCCATAACGAATTCAAAGGGCAGGAGCTGGCGGCGTTGAAAGCGGAACATCCCGACGCCGTGGTGCTGGTTCATCCCGAATCGCCGCAAAGCGTCATCGAACTGGGCGATGTGGTCGGCTCGACCAGCAAACTACTGAAAGCCGCCGTATCGCGCCCCGAAAAAAAATTCATCGTGGCGACCGATTTGGGCATCCTGCACGAAATGCAAAAGCAGGCGCCCGACAAAGAATTTATCGCCGCACCGACGGCGGGCAACGGCGGAAGCTGCAAAAGCTGCGCGTTCTGCCCGTGGATGGCGATGAATTCGCTGGGCGGCATCAAATATGCCCTGACAAGCGGGTGCAACGAAATCCTGTTGGATAGAAAGCTGGGCAAAGCCGCCAAACTGCCTTTGCAGCGTATGCTCGACTTCGCGGCAGGGCTGAAGAAAAAAGATGTGTTCAACGGCATGGGCCCCGCTTGA
- a CDS encoding SDR family oxidoreductase, translated as MNLAITGSSGNIGGMVARHLSTCGLPLILPLRNPAKAPNLTNCEARRFAYGDLELAKQALNGVDVLFMVSAAESPMREQEHLTLVQAASEAGVKHIVYLSFAQAALDSTFTLARTHAVTENAIRQTNMRYTFLRDNFYSEMMATIANADGIIAGPADDGRVTCISQRDVAQAAANVIADIAYGNHRHDNQTYTLTGSQSLSFVEIAAVLTEITGKPHCYHNETVEEAFASRKAEYPDTPDWQIEAWVSTYTAIAKGELATVSDDLPQLLGRAPISFEDVVKAQYAK; from the coding sequence ATGAATCTAGCCATCACTGGCTCCAGCGGCAACATCGGCGGTATGGTCGCCCGTCATCTGAGCACATGCGGCCTGCCGCTTATCCTGCCGCTGCGTAACCCCGCCAAAGCGCCCAATCTCACGAACTGCGAGGCGCGACGGTTTGCCTATGGCGATTTGGAGCTTGCTAAGCAGGCTTTAAATGGGGTGGACGTGCTGTTTATGGTGTCCGCCGCCGAAAGTCCGATGCGCGAACAGGAGCATTTGACTTTGGTGCAGGCTGCTTCGGAAGCGGGCGTGAAGCATATTGTCTATCTCTCTTTTGCTCAAGCGGCGTTGGACAGCACCTTCACGCTGGCGCGTACTCATGCGGTTACCGAAAATGCAATCCGGCAAACAAATATGCGCTACACCTTTCTGCGCGACAATTTTTACAGTGAGATGATGGCAACAATTGCTAATGCAGACGGCATCATCGCAGGCCCAGCCGACGACGGGCGCGTTACCTGCATTTCACAGCGCGATGTCGCCCAAGCAGCGGCAAACGTTATCGCCGACATCGCATACGGCAACCACCGCCACGACAATCAGACCTACACGCTGACCGGTTCCCAATCATTAAGTTTTGTTGAAATAGCCGCCGTCTTAACCGAAATCACCGGCAAACCGCACTGCTACCACAATGAAACTGTGGAAGAAGCCTTCGCCAGCCGCAAAGCTGAGTATCCTGACACGCCCGATTGGCAGATTGAAGCCTGGGTTTCTACCTACACTGCCATTGCCAAAGGCGAGCTTGCTACCGTTTCAGACGACCTGCCGCAGTTGTTGGGACGCGCACCGATTAGTTTTGAAGACGTAGTAAAGGCACAATATGCAAAATAA
- the nadB gene encoding L-aspartate oxidase codes for MQTDCDVLIAGNGLAALTLALSLPESFRIVILCKNQLDDTASRHAQGGIAAAWSGEDDIEKHVADTLEAGASLCDEAAVRTILSQGKPAIEWLLAQGVAFDRNHNDLHLTREGGHTCRRIAHVADYTGEAVMQSLIAQIRCHPNIRVYERQMALDVQTESGAACGLTVLDCRTQETYRIRARHTVLAGGGLGQIYVATTTPPECTGDAIAMAIRAGCAVENLEFIQFHPTGLARPSENGRTFLISEAVRGEGGILTNQAGERFMPHYDRRAELAPRDIVARTIAAEIAKQTQDFVSLDISHQPAEFVRRHFPSIHRHCLSQHGLDITRQAIPVRPVQHYTCGGIQTDPCGRTSLPQLYALGETACTGLHGANRLASNSLLECVVTARLAAQTIADRQAFQTEPFQRPSESPSAETDIFSDGLQNVFSRPTLQAFNQRHLGIIRNDTDLRRAIAQLQFWKQNQAEPYTASEYENRNLLECSLALAQAAYRRRENIGAHFNSDC; via the coding sequence ATGCAAACCGATTGCGACGTATTGATTGCCGGAAACGGGCTGGCGGCACTGACGCTCGCCCTGTCGCTGCCTGAATCGTTCCGCATCGTCATTTTGTGCAAAAACCAGCTGGACGACACTGCCAGCCGTCATGCCCAAGGCGGGATTGCGGCGGCGTGGTCGGGAGAGGACGACATTGAAAAACACGTTGCCGATACTTTGGAAGCGGGCGCGAGTTTGTGCGACGAAGCCGCCGTCCGCACCATCCTGTCGCAGGGCAAACCGGCAATCGAATGGCTGCTGGCGCAGGGCGTGGCGTTCGACCGGAATCATAACGACCTGCACCTGACGCGCGAAGGCGGGCATACCTGCCGCCGAATCGCCCACGTTGCCGACTACACGGGCGAAGCCGTCATGCAGAGCCTGATTGCCCAAATACGCTGCCACCCGAACATCCGCGTTTACGAGCGGCAGATGGCGTTGGACGTTCAAACCGAATCAGGCGCAGCGTGCGGACTGACCGTCCTCGACTGCCGAACGCAAGAAACCTACCGCATCCGTGCCCGCCACACCGTACTCGCAGGCGGCGGCTTGGGACAGATTTACGTCGCCACCACCACGCCGCCCGAATGCACGGGCGACGCCATCGCTATGGCGATACGCGCAGGCTGCGCAGTCGAAAACCTCGAATTTATCCAATTCCACCCCACAGGCTTGGCAAGGCCGTCTGAAAACGGCCGCACCTTCCTAATTTCCGAAGCCGTGCGCGGCGAAGGCGGCATCCTGACCAACCAAGCGGGCGAACGGTTTATGCCGCATTACGACCGCCGCGCCGAACTTGCGCCGCGCGACATCGTTGCCCGCACCATCGCCGCCGAAATCGCCAAACAAACGCAAGACTTCGTCTCACTCGACATCAGCCATCAACCCGCAGAGTTCGTCCGCCGGCATTTTCCGTCCATCCATCGGCACTGCCTGTCCCAACACGGCTTGGACATCACGCGCCAAGCCATCCCCGTCCGCCCCGTGCAACACTACACCTGCGGCGGCATCCAAACCGACCCCTGCGGCAGAACCTCCCTGCCGCAGCTCTACGCCTTAGGCGAAACCGCCTGTACCGGACTGCACGGAGCCAACCGCCTTGCCAGCAACTCCCTGCTCGAATGTGTCGTTACCGCCAGACTTGCCGCCCAAACCATCGCGGACAGACAAGCGTTCCAAACCGAACCATTCCAAAGGCCGTCTGAAAGCCCCTCCGCCGAAACAGACATCTTTTCAGACGGCCTCCAAAACGTATTCAGCCGACCCACCCTGCAAGCTTTCAACCAACGCCATCTGGGCATCATACGCAACGATACCGACCTGCGCCGCGCCATCGCCCAACTGCAGTTTTGGAAGCAAAACCAAGCCGAGCCATACACCGCGTCCGAATACGAAAACCGCAACCTACTCGAATGCAGCCTCGCCCTTGCCCAAGCCGCATACAGGCGGAGAGAGAACATCGGAGCACATTTTAATAGTGATTGTTGA
- a CDS encoding contact-dependent growth inhibition system immunity protein — MIFKQDQNYWAVFYANEEALIVQTCSGLGLTAIDHLYPPHILPLDTDNGTLGTTVLQALANSRTLDNEAERIDFLKQESFKPRYEDWVANLCGNLGYKTRRALFKNMMSVDIWLHNGCLKISPSRHVKLEAWDAIDADNVILSLDNSPEEIGAGLKLALSRCR; from the coding sequence ATGATTTTTAAACAGGATCAAAATTATTGGGCAGTTTTTTATGCTAATGAAGAAGCTCTGATTGTTCAAACATGTTCAGGTTTGGGGTTAACGGCAATAGACCACCTATATCCTCCCCATATCCTGCCATTGGATACCGACAATGGAACTTTAGGCACGACAGTCTTACAAGCATTGGCGAACAGCAGGACGTTAGACAACGAAGCTGAACGTATTGATTTTTTAAAACAGGAAAGTTTTAAACCACGTTATGAGGATTGGGTTGCCAACCTATGCGGGAACTTGGGCTATAAAACCAGACGCGCCCTATTTAAAAACATGATGAGCGTGGATATTTGGCTGCACAACGGCTGCCTGAAAATCAGCCCAAGCCGCCATGTCAAGCTGGAAGCGTGGGATGCCATTGATGCAGACAATGTAATTTTATCATTGGATAACAGTCCTGAAGAAATCGGAGCAGGTTTAAAGTTGGCATTGAGCCGCTGCCGATAA
- a CDS encoding ankyrin repeat domain-containing protein, which produces MVNNLTPPSFEEKIAEAEELGDIAFLQKAESEGKLDPFRISPNEKWNSLHRANIWNPSSPETIRFYIDKGVPVNAQDIYGMTPLHYAMRAENGDAAMVLLEAGADPNIETYTDQGIPLAMIGGIPDRLDVLKAMLDKGADVHHPVKNANMSLLDFMKTYFSDDQSLKPVIALMEQYA; this is translated from the coding sequence ATGGTAAATAATTTAACACCTCCCAGTTTTGAAGAAAAAATTGCGGAAGCTGAAGAGCTAGGTGATATTGCTTTCCTTCAAAAGGCGGAAAGCGAGGGGAAATTAGATCCATTCCGTATTTCTCCTAATGAAAAATGGAATAGCCTGCATAGGGCTAATATTTGGAATCCATCATCACCTGAAACTATACGGTTTTACATAGACAAAGGTGTCCCTGTAAACGCCCAAGACATCTACGGCATGACACCGCTGCATTACGCGATGCGGGCAGAAAACGGAGATGCGGCCATGGTACTGTTGGAGGCCGGAGCGGATCCGAACATTGAAACCTATACCGACCAAGGAATTCCTTTGGCCATGATAGGCGGCATCCCCGACAGACTGGACGTTTTAAAAGCCATGCTGGACAAAGGTGCAGATGTGCATCACCCGGTCAAGAATGCAAACATGTCGCTATTGGATTTTATGAAGACTTATTTTTCCGATGACCAAAGTTTGAAACCGGTTATTGCCCTAATGGAGCAATATGCCTGA
- the nadC gene encoding carboxylating nicotinate-nucleotide diphosphorylase, which translates to MSSENTLFPLPDTLLRPMVEQALSEDLGRRGDITSAAVIAPDKTAKLFLVSRENGVIAGMDLARLAFQTMDPSVRFQAEIRDGQAVRAGQTLAAIEGNARALLAAERTALNYLTHLSGIATATARAVAEVAGYNVDIVCSRKTIPLLRVLQKYAVRAGGGVNHRMGLDDAILIKDNHLAYCDSIAQAVRQAKQAVGPLTCVEIEVDTLAQLDKAIVAGAERILLDNMDDETLKKAANRCHTQTAHPHTVYCEASGGIGFDRLKRVAQTGVDGIALGYLTHSSHSLDIGLDFVA; encoded by the coding sequence ATGTCGTCTGAAAACACCCTCTTCCCCCTGCCCGATACCCTATTGCGCCCCATGGTAGAACAAGCCTTGAGCGAAGATTTGGGCAGGCGCGGCGACATTACGTCCGCCGCCGTCATCGCCCCCGATAAAACCGCCAAACTTTTCCTCGTCAGCCGCGAAAACGGCGTTATCGCCGGCATGGACTTGGCGCGCCTCGCCTTTCAGACGATGGATCCGTCCGTCCGCTTCCAAGCCGAAATCCGAGACGGACAAGCCGTCCGCGCAGGTCAGACGCTGGCTGCCATCGAAGGCAACGCCCGCGCCCTGCTCGCCGCCGAACGCACCGCGCTCAACTACCTCACGCACTTAAGCGGCATCGCCACCGCTACCGCTCGCGCAGTAGCCGAAGTTGCCGGTTACAATGTGGACATCGTGTGCAGCCGCAAAACCATCCCACTGCTTCGCGTCCTGCAAAAATACGCCGTCAGAGCAGGTGGGGGTGTGAACCACCGCATGGGCTTGGACGACGCCATCCTCATCAAAGACAACCATCTTGCCTATTGTGACAGCATCGCCCAAGCCGTACGGCAGGCAAAGCAAGCAGTCGGACCGTTGACCTGCGTGGAAATCGAAGTGGACACGTTGGCACAACTGGACAAAGCTATCGTGGCGGGCGCAGAACGGATTTTGCTGGACAACATGGACGACGAAACCCTGAAAAAAGCGGCAAACCGCTGCCACACGCAAACTGCCCACCCCCACACCGTCTATTGCGAAGCATCGGGCGGCATCGGCTTCGACCGACTGAAGCGCGTGGCGCAAACCGGCGTGGACGGCATCGCCCTCGGCTATCTGACCCACAGCAGCCATTCGTTGGATATAGGTTTGGATTTCGTGGCTTAA